A region from the Riemerella anatipestifer genome encodes:
- a CDS encoding DNA-binding domain-containing protein, with product MNTLKAWLRPNLLTKDDPSDFVAVPLLGGSLGITEIIEALKKEGMEIQTETAVDIITRFNRKASELVLNGYNVNTGLVYMRPAIKGVFYDKTWDKEKHSVYVNVNQGLDLRKAVADTKVEILGEQSSPMSVFSITDKATGKADGTLTKGKNAEIKGTYIKIDGDNPKNGIVFKNLDTQNEVKLAKDNIVLNEPSRVLILVPADLETGNYELSITTQRSSGNALLKDPRTEILATPVVIG from the coding sequence ATGAATACACTAAAAGCGTGGTTGCGTCCCAACCTATTGACTAAAGATGACCCTAGCGATTTTGTAGCGGTGCCACTTCTAGGCGGTAGCCTTGGCATTACAGAAATTATAGAAGCCCTCAAAAAAGAGGGTATGGAGATACAAACTGAAACCGCAGTAGATATTATCACCCGTTTTAACCGTAAAGCCTCAGAATTAGTGTTGAACGGTTACAATGTCAATACAGGACTGGTGTATATGCGTCCTGCCATTAAGGGTGTATTTTACGACAAGACTTGGGATAAAGAGAAGCACTCCGTTTATGTCAATGTAAACCAAGGTCTAGACCTTAGAAAGGCAGTAGCAGACACTAAAGTAGAAATCCTCGGTGAGCAATCCAGCCCAATGAGTGTGTTTAGCATCACTGATAAAGCCACAGGCAAGGCAGACGGCACACTTACCAAAGGTAAGAATGCCGAAATCAAAGGTACTTACATTAAAATAGATGGCGATAACCCTAAGAACGGTATCGTCTTCAAAAACCTAGACACTCAAAACGAGGTGAAGTTGGCTAAAGACAATATCGTGCTTAACGAGCCGTCAAGGGTGCTTATTCTTGTGCCTGCAGATTTAGAAACAGGAAATTATGAACTCAGCATCACCACGCAAAGAAGTAGTGGCAACGCCCTACTCAAAGACCCTAGAACCGAGATTTTAGCAACACCTGTGGTGATAGGATAA
- a CDS encoding alpha/beta hydrolase encodes MKTKFLLLILLVAKIIFVNAQMEDKFYFPRKDLRANEWTKTSELNIVVDKDTINTVLLKTEQSPKATIFLFHGAGGNISYYYPIALKFVKANFQVVMVDFRGYGKSTGTPTHKNIAEDGKVVFEKYLKMKEVKKTPILVYGLSIGTQIATHITRENSKKITGLILEGGMSSFGDIAGAYAPQYKDFLERSFVNVYSSKEDIKNINKVSVLVIHSTEDKEVPFEQAKVVFNNANEPKEFMEIKGEHMQGMKLEEQNIIGKLNKMLNKNQK; translated from the coding sequence ATGAAAACAAAATTTTTATTATTGATTTTACTCGTTGCCAAAATCATTTTCGTAAATGCTCAGATGGAAGATAAATTTTATTTTCCTCGTAAAGACCTTCGTGCGAACGAATGGACAAAAACTTCGGAGCTTAATATTGTAGTGGATAAAGATACAATTAACACTGTCTTGCTCAAAACAGAGCAGTCTCCAAAGGCAACCATTTTTCTCTTTCATGGAGCGGGAGGAAATATCTCTTATTATTATCCTATCGCTTTAAAGTTTGTTAAGGCGAATTTTCAAGTGGTAATGGTAGATTTTAGAGGTTACGGTAAATCTACAGGAACTCCTACTCATAAAAATATTGCAGAAGATGGTAAAGTAGTCTTTGAAAAGTATTTAAAAATGAAGGAAGTTAAAAAAACACCTATTCTAGTTTATGGATTATCTATTGGGACTCAAATTGCTACCCATATTACAAGAGAGAATTCAAAAAAAATTACAGGATTAATTCTTGAGGGAGGTATGTCTTCTTTCGGTGATATTGCAGGAGCTTATGCACCTCAGTACAAAGATTTTTTAGAGCGTAGTTTTGTAAACGTTTATTCTTCTAAAGAAGATATAAAAAATATTAATAAGGTTTCTGTACTTGTAATTCATAGTACAGAAGACAAAGAGGTTCCTTTTGAACAAGCTAAAGTGGTTTTTAATAATGCTAATGAGCCTAAAGAATTTATGGAAATAAAGGGAGAACATATGCAAGGTATGAAGCTAGAAGAGCAAAATATTATAGGAAAGCTAAACAAAATGTTAAACAAAAATCAGAAGTAA
- a CDS encoding MotA/TolQ/ExbB proton channel family protein — protein MNDSIQMVSQTTNTEKQVFSLWEILFGGGIISNVIMIAIFLLGILALYIFLERYFFIRRAAKTDPNFLNNIKDFVYEGKIDTAIDLCKTSNTPEARMIEKGLSRIGRPISDISNAMQSQGNLEVSKLEKNLNLLASASGAAPMLGFLGTVIGMIMAFFEISNVTGAVSPKLLASGIYTAMATTAAGLFVGIPAYFFYNILVTKVDRLVLKIQIHAGEFLDAINKPL, from the coding sequence ATGAACGACAGCATACAAATGGTATCTCAAACCACAAATACAGAAAAGCAAGTCTTTTCTCTATGGGAAATATTATTCGGAGGTGGCATCATCTCTAATGTGATTATGATAGCTATATTCCTACTAGGGATACTCGCTCTGTATATCTTTCTAGAACGCTACTTTTTTATTCGTAGAGCGGCTAAGACCGACCCTAACTTCCTTAATAATATTAAAGATTTCGTCTATGAAGGTAAAATAGACACAGCCATAGATTTGTGCAAGACCTCTAACACCCCTGAAGCTAGAATGATAGAGAAAGGGCTTAGCAGAATAGGTCGCCCCATAAGTGATATTAGCAATGCGATGCAAAGCCAAGGTAACCTAGAAGTGTCTAAGCTTGAGAAAAACCTCAACTTATTAGCTTCTGCTTCTGGTGCTGCTCCTATGTTAGGCTTTTTGGGTACGGTAATCGGTATGATTATGGCGTTTTTTGAAATCTCTAATGTAACAGGAGCTGTAAGCCCTAAACTTTTAGCATCAGGTATTTATACCGCTATGGCAACCACTGCCGCAGGGCTTTTTGTGGGTATTCCAGCTTATTTCTTCTACAATATTCTCGTAACTAAAGTAGACCGTTTAGTGCTTAAAATACAAATTCATGCAGGGGAATTCCTAGATGCTATCAATAAGCCATTATAA
- a CDS encoding ExbD/TolR family protein: MELKRRNRASAEFSMASMTDIIFLLLIFFMITSSAISQSAIEVKLPQAAEGSPAVQDPVSVTISPEGDYFINDKAVNKEALETTLNALLKNETKPSFTIRADENTRHKDVVFVMEIAERNRYNIAIATVQEK, from the coding sequence ATGGAATTAAAACGCAGAAATAGAGCAAGTGCGGAGTTTAGTATGGCTTCTATGACGGATATTATTTTCCTCTTGCTGATATTTTTTATGATAACCTCCTCTGCTATTAGCCAAAGTGCTATCGAAGTGAAGTTACCACAAGCAGCAGAAGGCTCTCCTGCAGTACAAGACCCTGTTTCGGTTACCATTTCCCCAGAAGGCGACTACTTCATAAACGATAAAGCAGTAAATAAGGAAGCTCTAGAAACTACCCTTAATGCCTTATTGAAAAACGAAACCAAACCGTCTTTTACAATAAGAGCCGATGAAAATACGAGGCACAAAGATGTCGTTTTCGTAATGGAAATCGCCGAAAGAAACCGCTACAATATTGCTATTGCAACCGTACAAGAAAAGTAA
- a CDS encoding ferric siderophore ABC transporter substrate-binding protein, with translation MSQTMNTSERKDQVKSAIITFLISLLVFLALYFYSFTRELPKEEVVSTMLINFGDQNEGNLPEEPQNQEGSLSATETPTPIQEIQPTPVEPQPKKEVVKEKIITGQNTKTSAEKVEKATPKPTKESTTNTQKKETTIPKKSSTTAQNKTATNQGDGRGNEAIGNLIRGRGTNKGAQGSSQNTSGNAGDPLGGDSNGDSKIGIDRKLIGFIPGTMGRGGSQPSHQCSASGTISISYVVDKAGNVISARRSGGITDPCVVNTTIEWVKKYVKAERANTSSTGTYKITF, from the coding sequence ATGAGTCAAACCATGAATACATCTGAGAGAAAAGACCAAGTCAAAAGTGCCATCATCACATTTTTGATTAGCCTTTTGGTATTCTTAGCTTTGTATTTTTATTCGTTTACTAGAGAACTGCCAAAGGAGGAAGTCGTAAGCACAATGCTCATCAATTTTGGAGACCAAAACGAGGGTAACCTTCCTGAAGAACCCCAAAACCAAGAGGGTAGTCTATCCGCCACCGAGACTCCAACACCAATACAAGAAATACAACCTACACCTGTAGAACCTCAACCAAAAAAAGAAGTGGTTAAGGAGAAAATCATCACGGGGCAAAATACCAAAACAAGTGCTGAAAAGGTGGAAAAAGCAACTCCCAAACCTACAAAAGAAAGCACAACAAACACCCAAAAGAAAGAAACCACGATACCTAAAAAAAGCAGTACCACTGCACAAAATAAAACCGCGACCAACCAAGGTGATGGCAGAGGTAACGAGGCTATTGGCAACCTCATCAGAGGACGAGGTACCAACAAAGGAGCTCAAGGAAGTTCCCAAAATACTTCTGGAAACGCAGGAGACCCACTAGGTGGCGACAGCAATGGCGATAGTAAAATCGGCATAGACCGAAAGTTAATCGGTTTTATACCTGGAACTATGGGGCGTGGTGGTTCACAGCCGTCTCACCAGTGTTCTGCCTCAGGCACCATTAGCATCTCTTATGTGGTAGATAAAGCGGGCAATGTAATTTCGGCTAGACGAAGTGGGGGTATTACAGACCCTTGCGTTGTAAACACAACCATAGAGTGGGTAAAGAAATATGTGAAAGCCGAGAGAGCTAACACTTCTTCTACTGGCACTTACAAAATCACTTTCTAA
- a CDS encoding NAD(P)/FAD-dependent oxidoreductase encodes MNKPNIVIIGGGASGFFSAANIDTSKYDVCILEQNAEVLQKVKISGGGRCNVTHACFDARDLVQFYPRGHKELRSVFSKFQPGDTMAWFSERGISLKIENDNRIFPESNRSQTIIDCLLSSVKEKNIEIHTKTTVKSISKQDHQYLITTNGESFLADIVIFCTGSSPKALRLMESLGHTIVKPVPSLFTFNIKDDLLEGLSGTSFPSAEVRIPELKSKEAGALLITHWGLSGPAILKLSAWEARRLNDLNYNFSIEVNFVGILPNDAETLIQEFKQNHPKKTLSQGKPFDITNRFWQSVLAISRINSEKQWAHLSAKEIQTIIENLCKKKLSVTGKSTFKEEFVTAGGVYLKEIDFKNMKSKILPNFYIAGEVLDIDAVTGGFNFQACWSEAWLIAQDLNSI; translated from the coding sequence ATGAATAAACCCAATATAGTTATTATAGGAGGTGGAGCTTCGGGATTTTTTTCTGCAGCTAATATAGACACCTCAAAATACGATGTCTGCATACTAGAACAAAATGCAGAGGTTTTACAGAAAGTAAAAATATCAGGAGGCGGACGCTGTAATGTTACCCACGCTTGTTTTGATGCTAGAGATTTAGTTCAGTTTTACCCAAGAGGTCATAAGGAACTTAGAAGTGTTTTTAGTAAATTTCAACCTGGTGATACTATGGCTTGGTTTTCAGAACGAGGTATTTCGTTGAAGATTGAAAACGATAATAGAATCTTCCCAGAATCTAACCGCTCCCAAACTATTATCGATTGCCTACTTTCCTCTGTGAAAGAGAAAAATATTGAAATCCATACCAAAACTACAGTAAAATCTATCTCTAAGCAAGACCATCAATATCTTATTACTACTAATGGAGAATCTTTCTTAGCAGATATTGTGATTTTCTGCACAGGTAGCTCTCCTAAAGCATTAAGGCTAATGGAAAGCTTAGGACATACTATTGTAAAGCCCGTCCCTTCTTTATTTACCTTTAATATCAAAGACGACTTACTAGAAGGACTTTCAGGCACTAGCTTCCCATCGGCAGAAGTGAGAATACCAGAACTAAAATCCAAAGAAGCAGGCGCTTTACTTATTACCCATTGGGGACTTAGTGGACCTGCCATTTTAAAATTATCCGCTTGGGAAGCTAGAAGATTAAATGACTTAAACTATAACTTTAGTATTGAAGTTAATTTCGTTGGAATTCTACCTAACGATGCCGAAACTCTCATCCAAGAATTTAAACAAAACCACCCAAAGAAAACATTAAGCCAAGGAAAACCTTTTGATATTACCAACCGTTTTTGGCAAAGCGTTTTAGCTATTTCTCGTATCAACTCTGAAAAACAATGGGCTCACCTCTCTGCAAAAGAAATACAAACTATCATAGAAAATCTCTGTAAAAAGAAGCTTTCCGTAACAGGCAAATCTACATTTAAAGAAGAATTTGTAACCGCTGGAGGTGTTTATCTAAAAGAAATTGATTTTAAAAATATGAAATCTAAAATACTTCCTAATTTCTATATTGCAGGGGAAGTTTTAGATATAGATGCCGTTACTGGAGGATTCAACTTTCAGGCTTGTTGGAGCGAAGCATGGCTCATCGCACAAGACCTTAATTCAATATAA
- the ccsA gene encoding cytochrome c biogenesis protein CcsA encodes MWSVFSYIVFSLLILWVTSGVLLFFKKKPLVNLALGLHLVGIIVLGYFISNLWMTLERPPLRTLAETRIWYAFFISVIGWVLYFLYKQKWILHYAIVMAGVFTLITYFNPDTINKTLMPALHSVWFIPHVVVYIFAYAMFGMATLVAVFGLYRYYKKEQVGETVQLMNQLVNVGYSFLTLGLLFGALWAKEAWGHYWTWDPKETWAFISWLGYLVYIHYRFKFKNEEGTMPFYIIIVAFLLLLVCWFGVNYLPTAQNSVHTYTG; translated from the coding sequence ATGTGGAGTGTATTTAGTTATATTGTATTTTCTTTATTGATATTGTGGGTAACCTCAGGGGTTTTGTTATTTTTCAAAAAGAAACCATTGGTTAATTTAGCATTAGGACTTCACTTGGTGGGGATTATCGTTTTAGGATATTTTATTTCCAATTTATGGATGACCCTAGAGAGACCGCCTTTGCGTACTTTGGCAGAAACTAGAATTTGGTATGCCTTTTTTATCTCGGTAATAGGCTGGGTATTGTATTTTTTATACAAACAAAAATGGATTTTGCACTATGCTATCGTCATGGCAGGAGTTTTTACTCTGATTACCTATTTTAACCCTGATACCATCAATAAAACTTTGATGCCTGCTTTACATAGCGTTTGGTTTATTCCGCATGTGGTGGTGTATATATTTGCTTATGCAATGTTTGGTATGGCAACATTAGTGGCTGTTTTTGGGCTTTACCGTTACTACAAAAAAGAGCAAGTAGGGGAGACGGTACAGCTGATGAACCAGTTGGTAAATGTAGGTTATAGCTTTTTAACATTAGGACTTCTGTTTGGAGCATTATGGGCAAAGGAAGCATGGGGACATTATTGGACTTGGGACCCTAAAGAAACTTGGGCATTTATAAGTTGGTTAGGATACTTGGTGTATATTCACTACAGATTTAAGTTTAAAAATGAAGAAGGCACAATGCCGTTTTATATCATCATAGTGGCATTCTTGTTATTGTTGGTATGTTGGTTTGGAGTTAATTACCTGCCAACTGCACAGAATAGTGTACATACTTATACAGGATAA
- a CDS encoding cytochrome c biogenesis protein ResB, which produces MKFENTLTSRTQFRDALIINLGLLVLGVLLQYFLGNIPKQYVSFPYNIGAGVGFVLVWTLIFYFFKQKKIISLLDSSPFAIVTTIVLGFLSIGLGVFNVAPESTYYNTLNKLGVNQITTTWYFALIFFILLINLWLSILKRALVFQAKNITFLLNHFGLWLALFAGVLGQGDLTKLKMTLQDGRPEWRAVDENGHVVELPLALELKKFEMEIYPNKLFLIDEKGETLPKSKPDGFMLEKVGAKHTFEDWEVKLVEYIQNAVIVRENTYAKNPMWGATNAAKVIVKNKKTQEQKEEWISCGNFMFPPKAIKLSENRTLVMSPPESKKYQSDVLIYQKESSKVEEGKILVNQPLEVNGWKIYQVSYNENLGRWSDISVLELVLDPWLPLVYIGIFILMLGTISFLFQNRK; this is translated from the coding sequence ATGAAATTTGAAAATACATTAACTAGTAGAACTCAGTTTAGAGATGCCTTAATTATCAATTTAGGGTTGTTGGTGCTGGGAGTTCTTCTCCAGTATTTTTTAGGAAATATTCCTAAGCAGTATGTTTCGTTTCCGTATAATATAGGGGCTGGGGTAGGCTTTGTATTGGTATGGACGCTTATTTTTTATTTCTTCAAGCAGAAGAAAATCATTAGTTTGCTAGATAGCTCACCGTTTGCTATTGTAACTACCATTGTTTTAGGCTTTTTGAGTATAGGTTTGGGCGTATTTAATGTGGCTCCAGAATCTACTTATTATAATACACTTAACAAGTTGGGGGTTAATCAGATTACGACTACATGGTATTTTGCCTTGATTTTCTTTATTCTATTGATCAATTTGTGGTTGAGTATTCTCAAGAGAGCCTTGGTTTTTCAAGCGAAAAACATTACTTTTTTACTCAATCATTTTGGGTTATGGTTAGCTTTATTTGCTGGAGTTTTAGGTCAGGGAGACCTTACGAAACTTAAAATGACTCTGCAAGATGGTCGTCCCGAATGGAGAGCAGTAGATGAGAATGGACATGTGGTAGAGCTACCACTAGCACTTGAACTCAAGAAGTTTGAGATGGAGATTTATCCTAACAAGCTATTCCTTATAGATGAAAAGGGGGAAACTTTACCAAAGTCTAAACCAGACGGCTTTATGTTAGAAAAAGTAGGGGCAAAACACACTTTTGAAGATTGGGAGGTGAAACTGGTAGAATACATACAAAATGCAGTTATTGTTAGAGAGAACACTTACGCTAAAAACCCAATGTGGGGAGCAACTAATGCGGCTAAAGTTATTGTAAAAAATAAAAAAACACAGGAGCAAAAAGAAGAGTGGATTTCTTGTGGAAACTTTATGTTTCCACCCAAAGCTATTAAATTAAGCGAAAATAGGACTTTGGTAATGTCGCCACCAGAGTCTAAAAAATATCAATCCGATGTTTTAATTTACCAAAAAGAAAGCTCAAAAGTAGAGGAAGGTAAAATATTGGTTAATCAGCCGCTAGAAGTTAATGGTTGGAAAATCTATCAAGTGAGCTATAACGAAAACTTAGGGCGATGGTCAGATATTAGTGTGTTAGAATTGGTGCTAGACCCATGGTTACCGTTGGTGTATATAGGTATTTTTATACTTATGTTGGGTACTATTAGTTTTTTATTTCAAAATCGTAAGTAG
- the nrfA gene encoding ammonia-forming cytochrome c nitrite reductase produces MKRKSWLIVGILGVVIFGLGMLANSIMQRKAESMHLSKANNNIKDFESRNEIWGDAYPREYESWAKTADTTFRSKHMSSNDDDLLEERPEMVILWAGYAFAKDYKAPRGHFYSVKDVVGTLRTGAPDANHPDVQPGTCWTCKSPDVPRMMNQMGVENFYKAKWSQLGSDVVNPIGCADCHDPKTMNLTITRPALVEAYQRMGKDIKKATHQEMRSLVCAQCHVEYYFKGDNKYLTFPWDKGMSLENMEEYYDNAKHVDFVHKLSKAPILKAQHPDFEVYNLGIHAQRGVSCADCHMPYKSEGGVKYTDHHISSPLANINNTCQVCHRESETTLAQNVYERQDMVFQLRNRLEKQLAKVHLMAKFLWDNNATEQEMKPVLDLIRKSQWRWDFITASHGAAFHAPLESQRILGDGLYLAVQAEAKMNDIANKKNLSGKFVMPDVSTKAKAQKFIGLDIPKESGAKAQFMKTVVPEWLKKAKAKGVLVKDK; encoded by the coding sequence ATGAAACGCAAGAGTTGGTTAATTGTAGGAATTTTAGGAGTGGTTATTTTTGGTTTGGGGATGCTTGCTAATTCTATTATGCAGAGAAAGGCAGAGTCTATGCATCTTTCTAAAGCTAATAATAATATTAAAGATTTTGAGTCTAGAAATGAAATTTGGGGAGATGCTTACCCTCGTGAGTATGAATCTTGGGCAAAAACAGCAGACACTACTTTTAGATCTAAACATATGAGTAGTAACGATGATGACTTGCTAGAAGAAAGACCAGAAATGGTAATCCTTTGGGCGGGATATGCTTTTGCAAAAGATTATAAAGCACCTAGAGGTCACTTCTATTCAGTGAAAGATGTGGTGGGTACTCTAAGAACAGGTGCTCCTGATGCTAATCACCCAGATGTGCAACCAGGTACTTGTTGGACTTGTAAAAGCCCTGATGTGCCTAGAATGATGAACCAAATGGGAGTAGAAAACTTCTATAAAGCTAAGTGGTCTCAACTTGGAAGCGATGTGGTAAACCCTATCGGTTGTGCGGACTGCCACGACCCTAAGACTATGAATTTAACTATTACTCGTCCTGCATTGGTAGAGGCTTATCAAAGAATGGGTAAAGATATTAAGAAGGCAACACACCAAGAGATGCGTTCTTTAGTCTGTGCACAGTGCCATGTGGAGTATTACTTTAAAGGAGATAATAAATACCTTACTTTCCCTTGGGATAAAGGTATGTCCCTAGAAAATATGGAGGAGTATTATGATAATGCAAAACATGTAGACTTTGTACATAAGTTGAGTAAAGCACCTATTCTAAAAGCTCAGCACCCAGATTTTGAGGTTTATAATTTAGGTATCCATGCTCAGAGAGGAGTATCTTGTGCGGATTGCCACATGCCATATAAGTCAGAAGGAGGAGTTAAATATACAGACCACCATATTTCTAGCCCATTGGCTAATATCAATAATACTTGTCAGGTTTGTCATAGAGAGTCTGAAACTACTCTTGCTCAGAATGTGTACGAAAGACAAGATATGGTATTCCAACTTAGAAATAGATTAGAAAAGCAGTTAGCAAAAGTTCACCTAATGGCTAAATTCCTTTGGGATAATAATGCTACAGAGCAAGAGATGAAACCTGTTTTAGACCTTATCAGAAAATCACAATGGAGATGGGATTTCATTACTGCATCACACGGAGCGGCGTTCCATGCACCACTAGAATCTCAGCGTATTTTGGGAGATGGTCTTTACTTAGCAGTACAAGCTGAAGCGAAGATGAATGATATTGCTAACAAGAAAAACCTTAGTGGTAAGTTTGTAATGCCAGATGTAAGTACTAAAGCTAAAGCACAAAAATTCATTGGTTTAGATATACCTAAAGAGTCAGGTGCTAAAGCACAGTTTATGAAAACCGTAGTTCCAGAATGGTTGAAGAAAGCAAAAGCTAAGGGAGTTCTGGTAAAAGATAAATAA
- the nrfH gene encoding cytochrome c nitrite reductase small subunit, producing the protein MMKRENYEGKSKTNRRKERWLFPVLLGVALGLFMYVFYISKAYSYLSDDPKACVNCHIMAPEYSTWFHSSHGRVTNCNDCHVPHDNVFRKYYFKAMDGMRHASMYSLRMEPQVIKIRKPGETVVQENCIRCHNDLNSVVGTASVTASMAHKDEGKLCWECHRDVPHGNVRGLNSAPHARVPLAETPVPEWLNKMTKEKANK; encoded by the coding sequence ATGATGAAGAGAGAAAACTATGAAGGTAAGTCTAAAACAAATAGACGGAAGGAAAGATGGTTATTTCCTGTACTATTAGGAGTAGCACTTGGGTTATTTATGTATGTGTTTTACATTTCTAAAGCGTACTCTTACCTTTCAGATGATCCTAAAGCCTGTGTAAACTGCCATATTATGGCTCCGGAGTACTCTACATGGTTTCACTCTTCTCATGGTAGGGTAACTAATTGTAATGATTGTCATGTGCCTCACGACAATGTCTTCAGAAAGTACTATTTTAAAGCGATGGACGGTATGAGACATGCCAGTATGTATTCTCTAAGAATGGAACCTCAAGTGATTAAAATCAGAAAACCAGGGGAAACAGTAGTTCAGGAGAATTGTATCCGTTGTCATAATGATTTGAATAGTGTGGTGGGTACGGCTTCTGTAACAGCAAGTATGGCTCATAAAGACGAAGGTAAACTATGTTGGGAATGCCATAGAGATGTGCCGCATGGTAATGTAAGAGGGCTTAATTCTGCACCTCATGCTAGAGTGCCTTTGGCAGAAACTCCAGTGCCTGAGTGGCTTAATAAAATGACAAAAGAAAAAGCAAACAAGTAG
- a CDS encoding alginate export family protein, which produces MKTYYLPLLSIFLLSHSQISAQDSSNKDNTFDMSLQIRPRTEYRNGAYTPLNQGEQNAFLTHNRTRLSMNYSNKDLLKVKFSVQNINIWGQANQVQTVDPTGGMSIYEAYADLKLSENLRTRVGRQMIALDDDRIFGSLDWHPAGRSHDALAIEWNKNNTSVITYAAFNQNYKNNNLNVNNPIGQFFTPTDAQPYQHLQLIHFKHQLSKTSYFSILLNNLGYRNDLLPDTKTHNLQTFGMNYFGKKNAWNGHFSSYYQMGKNAQGIKKSAYLLSGSLGYQVAKPLNLSIGADYLSGDDTNKTDNISNSFDPLYGTHHKFYGFMDYFYVGNAHKNVGLLDTHVKLSAKVSPSLNLGLNTHLFYSGADIYNNDKKLSSYLGNEWDFTFGYNVMPNVSVVGGYSFFLNTESLRYLKNKNTANSYQDWFWVSLNVNPQILKAKF; this is translated from the coding sequence ATGAAAACTTATTATTTACCTTTATTGAGTATTTTTCTATTATCTCATTCTCAAATATCAGCTCAGGATTCTTCAAACAAAGACAATACTTTCGACATGTCCTTGCAAATTCGTCCAAGAACCGAGTACAGAAACGGAGCCTACACTCCATTAAACCAAGGTGAGCAGAATGCTTTTCTCACACACAACAGAACAAGACTGAGCATGAATTACTCTAACAAAGACTTATTAAAGGTAAAATTCTCAGTACAAAACATCAATATTTGGGGGCAAGCTAACCAAGTACAGACCGTTGACCCAACAGGAGGAATGTCTATCTACGAAGCATATGCAGACTTAAAGTTATCCGAAAATCTAAGAACTAGAGTAGGACGCCAAATGATAGCTCTAGATGATGATAGAATTTTCGGAAGCCTTGACTGGCACCCTGCAGGAAGAAGCCACGACGCTTTAGCCATAGAATGGAATAAAAACAACACCAGCGTTATTACTTATGCCGCTTTTAACCAGAATTACAAAAACAACAACCTTAATGTAAATAATCCAATAGGTCAATTTTTTACCCCTACAGATGCGCAGCCGTACCAGCACCTTCAGTTGATTCATTTTAAACATCAACTATCCAAAACTTCTTATTTTTCAATATTATTGAATAACCTAGGCTACCGAAACGATTTATTACCTGATACCAAAACACATAACTTACAAACTTTTGGTATGAATTATTTTGGTAAGAAAAACGCTTGGAACGGACATTTCTCATCTTATTATCAAATGGGAAAAAACGCTCAGGGCATTAAAAAATCTGCCTATTTACTTTCTGGTTCATTAGGTTATCAAGTTGCAAAACCTCTCAATCTCAGCATTGGAGCAGATTATCTCTCTGGTGATGACACCAACAAAACCGATAACATTTCTAACTCATTCGACCCACTTTACGGAACTCACCATAAATTCTATGGTTTCATGGATTATTTTTATGTAGGGAACGCTCATAAAAATGTAGGATTGTTAGACACTCATGTTAAGCTATCTGCAAAGGTTAGCCCATCACTAAACCTAGGCTTAAATACTCATTTATTCTATTCTGGAGCTGACATTTACAATAATGATAAAAAGCTATCCTCTTATCTCGGTAACGAATGGGATTTCACTTTTGGATATAATGTAATGCCTAATGTAAGTGTTGTAGGAGGCTATTCTTTCTTCCTAAACACAGAATCATTGAGATATCTTAAAAATAAAAACACAGCCAACTCTTATCAAGATTGGTTCTGGGTAAGTCTAAATGTAAACCCTCAGATTTTAAAAGCTAAATTTTAA